A window from Thiohalomonas denitrificans encodes these proteins:
- a CDS encoding DsrE family protein yields the protein MSQKLDRARRRLLTAAVAAGTGLGLFGRQASAQETDSLDDLHFPGDEPEHKLLYQLNKADPGYQEHVLFSVGAVLRKYGDNVKIVVVAFAEGIHVLAREPLRPVSDEIQSRVSSLAQYGVEFHACGNTLKSLEWDENDLVDFAQVVEVGAADIMELQEQGYSYISW from the coding sequence ATGAGTCAAAAACTTGATCGTGCAAGACGGCGCCTGCTTACGGCAGCTGTGGCAGCGGGGACCGGCCTCGGGCTCTTTGGCCGGCAGGCGAGTGCTCAGGAAACGGATAGCCTCGATGACCTGCACTTCCCGGGCGACGAGCCTGAGCACAAGCTGCTCTATCAGCTGAACAAGGCCGATCCCGGCTATCAGGAACACGTACTGTTTTCGGTGGGGGCCGTCCTTCGCAAGTATGGCGATAACGTGAAAATCGTCGTGGTCGCTTTTGCGGAGGGGATCCACGTGCTCGCCAGGGAACCCCTACGGCCGGTGAGTGACGAGATCCAGTCGCGAGTCTCGAGCCTTGCCCAGTATGGCGTCGAATTTCACGCCTGCGGCAATACGCTCAAGTCCCTCGAATGGGACGAAAATGACCTCGTGGATTTTGCACAGGTGGTGGAGGTCGGTGCTGCCGATATCATGGAGCTGCAGGAGCAGGGGTATTCCTACATCAGCTGGTAA
- the grpE gene encoding nucleotide exchange factor GrpE, with protein sequence MSEETKSPDSENEEPQASESAESTGTEVGQETGQEELQLQLEDARSKADEHWSQCLRLQAELENTRRRAERDVESAHKFALEKFTIELLPVKDSLEMGLSAATGDDETVARLREGTELTLKMFSDVLQKFGIREISPTAGEPFNPEYHQAMTMQESAEHPENTIVAVMQKGYLLNERLVRPAMVIVSKG encoded by the coding sequence ATGAGCGAAGAGACCAAGTCTCCGGACAGCGAAAACGAAGAGCCACAAGCCTCTGAATCGGCCGAATCTACCGGGACCGAAGTGGGGCAGGAAACGGGGCAGGAAGAGCTTCAACTCCAGCTCGAAGATGCCCGCAGCAAGGCGGATGAGCATTGGAGCCAGTGTCTGCGACTGCAGGCGGAACTGGAAAATACCCGCCGCCGTGCGGAGCGCGACGTGGAAAGCGCCCACAAATTTGCGCTGGAAAAGTTCACCATCGAGTTGCTGCCGGTGAAGGACAGCCTGGAGATGGGCCTGTCCGCCGCCACCGGCGATGACGAGACGGTGGCCAGGCTGCGTGAGGGCACCGAACTGACGCTGAAGATGTTCAGCGATGTTTTGCAGAAGTTCGGCATCCGGGAAATCAGTCCAACCGCCGGCGAGCCGTTCAATCCGGAATACCACCAGGCGATGACCATGCAGGAGAGTGCAGAACACCCGGAAAATACCATCGTAGCGGTGATGCAGAAGGGTTACCTGCTCAATGAACGGCTGGTGCGTCCGGCCATGGTGATCGTCTCCAAGGGTTGA
- the fur gene encoding ferric iron uptake transcriptional regulator, whose protein sequence is MATRTSQDLKKAGLKATLPRIKILDILERSKSRHMSAEDVYKALLESGEDVGLATVYRVLTQFETADIVHRHHFEGGHSVFELNEGSHHDHILCVKCGKVEEFLDETIEERQRAIAEELGFEITDHSLYIFGICAECRKGS, encoded by the coding sequence ATGGCAACCCGAACTTCACAAGACCTGAAAAAAGCCGGGCTCAAGGCGACACTGCCGCGCATCAAGATTCTGGACATCCTGGAGCGCAGCAAATCCCGCCATATGAGTGCCGAAGATGTGTACAAAGCGCTGCTGGAGTCCGGTGAGGACGTCGGTTTGGCTACAGTCTACCGTGTCCTGACTCAGTTCGAGACGGCGGATATCGTGCATCGTCACCACTTTGAGGGCGGACACTCGGTGTTCGAGCTCAATGAGGGCAGTCATCACGACCACATCCTTTGCGTGAAGTGCGGCAAGGTGGAAGAGTTTCTGGACGAGACCATCGAGGAGCGGCAGCGGGCTATCGCCGAAGAGCTGGGCTTCGAGATTACCGACCACAGCCTCTACATCTTCGGCATCTGTGCCGAGTGCCGAAAGGGATCCTGA
- the hrcA gene encoding heat-inducible transcriptional repressor HrcA, with protein MATERRVSNMAGYELTERAQYLFKALVERHIRDGQPVGSRTLARDSKLNLSPATIRNVMADLEEIGLIQSPHTSAGRVPTAQGYRFFVDSLLTIRPLDEAELRSLEAQFESGEDPGRLLSSASSLLSDITSLAGVVMLPRREQVALRQIEFLPLSASRVLVILVVNEREVQNRIIHTTRRYSSSELTQAANFINEHFAGRTLRDVRNRLIQQMQADREDMDRLMRSALEMAQQAFSEDDDEDDYLMAGETNLMSYAEMSDMKRLRQLFEAFGTKRDILHLLDQSLAADGLQIFIGNEAGYEALDVCSIVTSPYKVEDRVVGVLGVIGPTRMAYGRVIPIVDVTARLLGAALNPDK; from the coding sequence ATGGCAACTGAGAGACGAGTCAGCAATATGGCCGGCTACGAATTGACCGAACGTGCCCAATATCTCTTCAAGGCCCTGGTGGAGCGCCATATTCGTGATGGCCAGCCGGTCGGCTCGCGTACCCTGGCGCGGGACAGCAAGCTGAACCTGAGTCCGGCGACCATTCGTAATGTTATGGCCGACCTGGAAGAGATCGGATTGATCCAGTCGCCACATACCTCGGCAGGCCGGGTGCCGACGGCACAGGGCTACCGGTTTTTCGTCGACAGTCTGCTGACGATAAGACCACTGGATGAGGCGGAACTGCGCAGTCTCGAGGCGCAGTTCGAGAGTGGCGAGGATCCGGGTCGATTACTCTCCTCGGCCTCATCCCTGCTCTCGGACATCACTTCGCTGGCGGGCGTGGTCATGCTCCCCCGCCGCGAACAGGTTGCGCTGCGTCAGATCGAGTTCCTGCCGCTTTCCGCCTCCCGTGTGCTGGTCATCCTGGTGGTCAATGAACGGGAGGTGCAGAACCGCATCATTCACACCACGCGGCGTTATTCCAGTTCGGAACTGACCCAGGCGGCCAATTTCATCAATGAGCATTTTGCCGGCCGTACACTGCGTGACGTGCGCAATCGACTCATCCAGCAGATGCAGGCGGACCGCGAGGATATGGACCGGCTGATGCGTTCTGCGCTGGAGATGGCACAGCAGGCCTTTTCCGAAGATGACGATGAGGATGACTACCTCATGGCTGGCGAAACCAATCTCATGTCCTATGCGGAGATGTCGGATATGAAGCGCCTGCGCCAGTTGTTTGAGGCATTCGGTACCAAGCGTGACATCCTCCATCTCCTGGACCAGTCCCTTGCCGCCGACGGCTTGCAGATCTTCATCGGCAATGAGGCGGGCTACGAGGCGCTGGATGTCTGCAGCATCGTCACTTCCCCCTACAAGGTGGAAGACCGGGTAGTGGGCGTTTTGGGGGTGATCGGGCCCACGCGCATGGCCTATGGCCGTGTCATTCCGATCGTCGACGTTACTGCCCGATTGCTTGGCGCGGCCTTGAATCCCGACAAGTAG
- the dnaK gene encoding molecular chaperone DnaK gives MGKIIGIDLGTTNSCVAVMEGGKARVIENSEGDRTTPSIVAFSKDDDEVLVGQSAKRQAVTNPENTLFAIKRLIGRRFEEDTVQKDIDLVAYKIVKADNGDAWVEAKGKKMAAPEVSAKVLQKMKKTAEDYLGEEVTEAVITVPAYFNDSQRQATKDAGRIAGLEVKRIINEPTAAALAYGMDKKHGDRKIAVYDLGGGTFDISIIEIAEIEGEHQFEVLSTNGDTFLGGEDFDKRLLDYLADEFKKDQGIDLRSDPLAMQRLKEAAEKAKIELSSTQQTDVNLPYITADASGPKHLNVKVTRAKLEGLVDDLVARTIDPCKVALSDAGLSASEIDDVILVGGQTRMPKVQEAVKDFFGKEPRKDVNPDEAVAVGAAIQGGVLAGDVKDVLLLDVTPLSLGIETLGGIMTKLIDRNTTIPTKATQVFSTAEDNQTAVTVHVLQGERERAVDNKSLGRFDLTDIPPAPRGVPQVEVTFDIDANGILHVSAKDKGTGKEQKIVIKASSGLSDDEVDKMVKDAEAHKADDQKFHDLVTARNQADSMVNATRKSMHELGDKLEADEKEKIEAAITELEEAMKGDDKDAIETKTQALAEASGKMAERLYAEKGEAGAAGEGGEQAAGGEQKDGDDVVDAEFEEVDDNKK, from the coding sequence ATGGGAAAAATTATCGGTATTGATCTCGGCACCACCAATTCCTGTGTGGCGGTAATGGAGGGCGGCAAGGCCCGGGTTATCGAAAACAGCGAAGGTGATCGCACTACACCCTCTATTGTCGCGTTCAGCAAGGATGACGACGAGGTACTGGTTGGGCAATCGGCCAAGCGTCAGGCCGTTACCAACCCGGAGAACACCCTGTTTGCCATCAAGCGCCTGATTGGTCGTCGCTTCGAGGAGGATACGGTTCAAAAGGACATCGACCTGGTGGCCTACAAGATCGTCAAGGCGGACAACGGCGATGCCTGGGTCGAGGCCAAAGGCAAGAAAATGGCGGCCCCGGAGGTCTCGGCCAAGGTTCTGCAGAAGATGAAGAAGACCGCCGAAGACTATCTCGGCGAGGAAGTGACCGAGGCCGTAATCACCGTCCCGGCCTACTTCAATGATTCCCAGCGCCAGGCGACCAAGGACGCAGGCCGAATCGCCGGGTTGGAGGTCAAGCGCATCATCAACGAGCCCACGGCGGCAGCGCTGGCCTATGGCATGGACAAGAAGCATGGTGACCGCAAGATCGCTGTCTATGATCTGGGCGGCGGCACCTTTGACATCTCCATCATCGAGATCGCGGAGATCGAAGGCGAGCACCAGTTTGAGGTGTTGTCCACCAATGGTGACACCTTCCTGGGTGGCGAGGACTTCGACAAGCGACTGCTCGACTATCTGGCAGACGAGTTCAAGAAGGACCAGGGCATTGACCTGCGCAGTGACCCGCTGGCGATGCAGCGTCTGAAAGAGGCTGCGGAGAAGGCCAAGATCGAGCTCTCCTCCACCCAGCAGACCGATGTCAATCTGCCCTATATTACGGCGGATGCCAGCGGTCCGAAGCATCTGAATGTCAAGGTGACCCGGGCGAAGCTGGAAGGTCTGGTCGACGACCTGGTCGCCCGCACTATCGATCCATGCAAGGTTGCCTTGTCCGATGCCGGTCTCTCCGCGTCGGAGATCGACGATGTCATCCTGGTTGGCGGCCAGACCCGCATGCCCAAGGTGCAGGAAGCGGTCAAGGACTTTTTCGGCAAGGAGCCGCGCAAGGATGTCAACCCGGACGAGGCCGTTGCCGTGGGTGCGGCGATCCAGGGTGGCGTGCTGGCTGGCGACGTAAAGGACGTGCTGCTGCTGGACGTGACGCCGCTGTCGCTCGGTATCGAGACTCTGGGCGGCATCATGACCAAGCTCATCGATCGCAACACCACGATTCCGACCAAGGCCACCCAGGTGTTCTCCACGGCCGAGGACAACCAGACGGCGGTTACCGTGCATGTCCTGCAGGGGGAGCGCGAACGTGCGGTGGACAACAAGTCCCTGGGCCGTTTCGATCTGACCGACATCCCGCCCGCGCCACGCGGGGTGCCGCAGGTCGAGGTCACCTTCGATATCGACGCCAATGGCATTCTGCATGTCTCCGCCAAGGACAAGGGCACCGGCAAGGAGCAGAAGATCGTCATCAAGGCCTCGTCCGGCCTGTCGGATGATGAGGTCGACAAGATGGTCAAGGACGCCGAAGCCCACAAGGCCGACGACCAGAAATTCCATGACCTGGTAACGGCGCGTAATCAGGCGGACAGCATGGTCAACGCCACCCGCAAGTCCATGCACGAACTGGGCGACAAGCTGGAGGCGGACGAAAAGGAGAAGATCGAGGCCGCCATTACAGAGCTTGAGGAGGCCATGAAGGGGGATGACAAGGATGCCATCGAAACCAAAACCCAGGCTTTGGCCGAGGCTTCCGGCAAAATGGCCGAGCGTCTCTATGCCGAAAAGGGTGAGGCCGGCGCCGCGGGTGAGGGTGGCGAGCAAGCCGCTGGTGGCGAACAGAAGGATGGCGATGATGTGGTCGACGCCGAATTCGAGGAAGTCGACGACAATAAGAAGTAG
- the carA gene encoding glutamine-hydrolyzing carbamoyl-phosphate synthase small subunit, with amino-acid sequence MRQPALLALEDGTLFWGESIGIEGQTVGEVVFNTAMTGYQEILTDPSYYKQIVTLTYPHIGNVGTNAEDEESAHVFASGLVIRDLPLLTSNWRSEMPLDKYLQKNSVVGIADIDTRRLTRVLREKGAQNGCIMAGEHIDANTALAAARGFPGLKGMDLAKEVSTHQPYEWAQASWDLESGLPGHPEGPIEEALPYHVVTWDYGIKRNILRMLVDRGCRVTVVPAETPVEKVMELKPDGVFLSNGPGDPEPCDYAIRAIQKVLDAGIPTYGICLGHQLLALASGAKTEKMKFGHHGANHPVQDLETKKVMITSQNHGFSVDESSLPANLKATHRSLFDGSLQGIHRTDCPAFSFQGHPEASPGPRDVAPLFDHFIDLMKEAK; translated from the coding sequence TTGCGGCAACCGGCGCTGCTGGCTCTTGAAGACGGCACCCTCTTCTGGGGCGAGTCCATCGGTATTGAGGGGCAGACCGTCGGTGAGGTGGTCTTCAATACCGCGATGACGGGGTATCAGGAGATCCTCACCGACCCTTCATACTACAAACAAATCGTTACACTGACCTATCCGCATATCGGCAATGTCGGCACCAATGCCGAAGACGAGGAGTCGGCCCACGTCTTTGCCAGTGGCCTGGTCATTCGCGATCTGCCTCTGCTTACCAGCAACTGGCGTAGCGAGATGCCGCTCGACAAGTATCTGCAGAAGAACAGCGTGGTGGGCATCGCCGATATCGATACCCGCAGGCTGACGCGTGTCCTGCGCGAGAAAGGCGCCCAGAACGGCTGCATCATGGCCGGCGAACACATCGATGCGAATACTGCCCTGGCGGCGGCCCGCGGTTTTCCGGGTCTGAAGGGGATGGACCTCGCCAAAGAGGTCTCCACCCATCAGCCCTACGAGTGGGCACAGGCGAGCTGGGATCTCGAGAGCGGATTGCCGGGTCATCCCGAAGGACCCATTGAGGAGGCGCTGCCGTATCACGTGGTCACCTGGGATTACGGCATCAAGCGCAATATCCTCCGTATGCTGGTGGATCGCGGTTGCCGTGTCACGGTCGTTCCGGCCGAGACCCCGGTTGAGAAGGTGATGGAACTGAAGCCGGATGGCGTGTTTCTCTCCAATGGGCCGGGCGACCCGGAGCCGTGTGACTATGCGATTCGGGCCATTCAGAAGGTTCTCGATGCCGGAATTCCCACCTACGGCATCTGTCTCGGCCACCAGCTGCTGGCGCTGGCCAGCGGGGCAAAGACCGAAAAGATGAAATTCGGACATCACGGCGCCAACCATCCGGTGCAGGACCTGGAGACCAAAAAGGTGATGATCACCAGTCAGAACCATGGCTTCTCCGTGGATGAATCCAGTCTGCCGGCCAACCTGAAGGCCACCCATCGTTCCCTGTTCGACGGTTCGCTCCAGGGTATTCACCGCACCGACTGTCCGGCCTTCAGTTTCCAGGGTCATCCGGAGGCGAGCCCCGGCCCGCGTGATGTGGCGCCCCTTTTCGACCACTTCATCGATTTGATGAAGGAAGCAAAATAG
- the dnaJ gene encoding molecular chaperone DnaJ, which yields MAKRDYYEVLGIQRNATEAEIKKAFKRMAMKYHPDRNPDDAEAENKFKESREAYDVLADAQKRAAYDQFGHAGLEGGMGGGPGGAGGFGGGANFSDIFGDVFGDIFGGGARGGSRVFRGADLRYNLELSLEDAVQGTTVKIRIPTLVECEVCEGSGARKGSSPTTCPTCQGHGQVRMQQGFFSIQQACPRCHGSGQIITDPCPSCHGQGRVEQQKTLSVKVPPGVDTGDRIRLGGEGEPGENGGPPGDLYVQISVKPHPIFRRDGADLACEVPIAFTTAALGGELDVPTLNGRVKLKVPPETQTGKQFRLRGKGVKSVRGGHVGDLLCRVVVETPVHLTEEQKEILYHFDESMREGDSKHSPKHHSWLDGVRKFFEEMKF from the coding sequence ATGGCGAAACGCGACTATTACGAAGTGCTCGGCATTCAGCGCAATGCCACAGAGGCCGAAATCAAAAAGGCCTTCAAACGCATGGCGATGAAATACCATCCGGACCGGAATCCCGATGATGCCGAGGCGGAAAACAAGTTCAAGGAATCGAGAGAGGCCTACGACGTTCTGGCGGACGCGCAGAAGCGTGCTGCCTACGATCAGTTCGGCCATGCCGGTCTCGAGGGCGGCATGGGTGGCGGTCCCGGCGGAGCGGGCGGTTTCGGTGGCGGGGCCAACTTCTCCGACATCTTCGGGGATGTCTTTGGCGACATCTTCGGGGGCGGAGCCCGCGGCGGCAGTCGCGTCTTTCGGGGTGCCGATCTGCGTTACAACCTGGAACTCTCGCTAGAGGATGCGGTCCAGGGCACCACCGTCAAGATCCGTATCCCCACGCTGGTGGAGTGTGAAGTATGCGAAGGCTCCGGGGCCCGCAAGGGAAGCAGCCCGACCACCTGTCCCACTTGCCAGGGGCATGGACAGGTGCGTATGCAGCAGGGCTTTTTCTCTATCCAGCAGGCTTGTCCACGCTGTCATGGCAGCGGCCAGATCATCACCGACCCTTGTCCCTCCTGCCACGGCCAGGGCCGCGTAGAGCAGCAGAAGACCCTTTCGGTCAAAGTGCCGCCGGGAGTGGATACGGGGGATCGCATCCGTTTGGGTGGTGAGGGCGAACCGGGCGAGAACGGGGGGCCTCCGGGTGATCTCTACGTTCAGATCAGCGTCAAACCGCACCCCATCTTCCGGCGTGACGGTGCCGATCTGGCTTGCGAGGTACCGATAGCGTTTACGACGGCGGCCCTTGGCGGTGAACTGGACGTTCCGACCCTGAATGGGCGGGTCAAGCTGAAAGTGCCGCCGGAGACGCAGACCGGCAAGCAGTTCCGTCTGCGGGGCAAGGGCGTCAAATCAGTCCGTGGCGGGCATGTCGGCGACCTGCTGTGCCGGGTGGTCGTGGAGACTCCTGTGCATCTTACCGAAGAGCAGAAGGAGATTCTCTACCATTTCGACGAGAGCATGCGTGAAGGTGATAGCAAACATAGCCCCAAGCACCATTCCTGGCTGGACGGGGTCCGAAAGTTCTTTGAGGAGATGAAGTTCTAG
- a CDS encoding outer membrane protein assembly factor BamE — protein MQKIIIYFALALTLAGCAHKLDIQQGNILTQAELAKLETGMTKRQVLFLLGSPLLTDPFHQQRWDYYYSYQPGGEAVTSHYQVTVWFEDDRLARYSAKGDIPEEVPLAPRLERR, from the coding sequence ATGCAAAAGATTATCATTTATTTCGCACTCGCCCTGACCCTTGCCGGCTGCGCGCACAAACTGGATATACAACAAGGCAATATCCTGACTCAGGCGGAGCTGGCCAAACTCGAAACGGGAATGACCAAGCGACAGGTGCTGTTTCTGCTGGGATCGCCGCTGCTGACCGATCCTTTCCACCAGCAGCGCTGGGACTACTACTACAGCTACCAACCGGGTGGTGAAGCGGTCACCTCCCACTATCAGGTAACCGTCTGGTTCGAAGATGACCGGCTGGCCCGCTACTCGGCCAAAGGGGATATCCCGGAAGAGGTCCCGCTGGCTCCGCGCCTGGAGAGGCGCTAA
- a CDS encoding NAD(+) kinase, whose translation MAEEFTSIGLIGKYADASVGATLRGLRDYLQGHDVDVLLDEATAEVWPDHDMTTASRPHIGEHCDLAIVVGGDGTLLNAARSLANYRIALLGINLGRLGFLTDISPDQMQDKLDAILAGEYREDRRFLLHTSIIRDGEELSESEALNDVVVHKWDVARMIEVETYVDGRFLNTVRSDGLIVSTPTGSTAYALSGGGPILQPSLDAVILVPICPHTLSHRPIVVHGESEIEIVVGGAGQSHAQVTCDGQINLGLVSGDRVQIKKKPHEARLIHPLDHDYFHILRAKLGWG comes from the coding sequence ATGGCGGAAGAGTTCACAAGTATCGGGCTGATCGGAAAATACGCGGACGCTTCGGTCGGTGCGACACTCCGGGGCCTGCGGGATTATCTGCAGGGCCACGATGTCGACGTGCTGCTGGATGAGGCCACCGCCGAAGTATGGCCGGACCACGACATGACCACCGCCAGCCGGCCGCACATTGGCGAACACTGTGATCTGGCGATCGTGGTGGGCGGTGACGGAACCCTTCTGAATGCCGCACGTTCACTGGCCAATTACCGCATCGCCCTGCTGGGCATCAATCTGGGTCGACTCGGTTTCCTGACCGATATCTCACCGGATCAGATGCAAGACAAGCTCGATGCCATCCTCGCGGGAGAGTACCGGGAGGACCGACGCTTCCTGCTCCACACCTCCATCATCCGCGACGGCGAGGAGCTCTCCGAAAGCGAAGCACTCAACGACGTCGTGGTACACAAATGGGACGTGGCGCGGATGATCGAGGTGGAGACCTACGTAGACGGGCGTTTTCTCAACACCGTACGTTCCGATGGCCTCATTGTATCGACGCCGACCGGTTCCACCGCCTATGCGCTGTCGGGGGGCGGCCCCATCCTCCAGCCCAGCCTCGATGCGGTCATTCTGGTCCCGATCTGCCCACACACCCTGAGCCACCGACCGATCGTTGTTCACGGCGAGAGCGAGATCGAAATCGTCGTGGGCGGTGCCGGCCAGTCACACGCGCAGGTCACCTGCGACGGACAAATCAATCTCGGTCTGGTCTCCGGAGACCGGGTGCAAATCAAGAAAAAACCGCACGAAGCGCGGCTGATTCATCCCCTGGATCATGATTATTTCCACATCCTCCGCGCCAAGCTGGGTTGGGGATGA
- the recN gene encoding DNA repair protein RecN, with translation MLTHLHIRDFAIVDQLELEFQSGMTVLTGETGAGKSILLDALGLTLGDRADSSFVRHGAERAEIIASFDVAGQALIADWLGGHQLEGEGGECLIRRTVGADGRSRGYINGRPAPVQLLKELGEQLVDIHGQHAHQYLLRRNAQRQTLDAFAGLADAAANVTAAYQDWRAVSGERETLSQERQDREARLELLRYQIEELEALDLSEKELADLDDEHHRLANVTRLQEGAQSAILALSEDEQLAAVGVLERIAAELSQLAGYDSELESVAELINGAAIQAGEAAGELRRYLEKLDIDPERLAEVEQRLDTLQDLARKHRCRPDQLPEFLEAARQERDGLEASETRLDDLDQQLEKTLAQYRKLAGNLSRKRCQAAEKLAKQVTVNMQELGMKGGHFEVEITTTGDEPAPYGHDQVQFLVTANPGQPAQPLQKVASGGELSRISLAIQVITAGREGIPTLIFDEVDVGVGGGVAEIVGRQLHALGEDRQVLCVTHQPQVASQGHQHLRIAKQTRGGTTRTRVEPLSDGERVEELARMLGGIAITDQTRSHAREMLTLASDARAKRREKSKV, from the coding sequence ATGCTGACTCACCTCCATATCCGTGATTTTGCCATCGTCGACCAGCTTGAACTGGAGTTTCAGTCGGGGATGACCGTGCTGACGGGGGAAACCGGTGCGGGCAAGTCGATTCTGCTCGATGCCCTCGGATTGACGCTGGGCGACCGGGCCGATTCGTCGTTTGTCCGCCACGGTGCCGAGCGCGCCGAGATCATTGCGAGTTTCGACGTAGCCGGCCAGGCCCTGATCGCCGACTGGTTGGGCGGACACCAATTGGAGGGTGAGGGCGGCGAGTGCCTGATTCGCCGCACGGTAGGCGCCGATGGTCGTTCCCGCGGCTACATCAACGGTCGCCCGGCACCGGTGCAGTTGCTCAAGGAGCTGGGTGAACAGCTGGTGGATATCCACGGCCAGCATGCCCACCAATACCTGTTGCGGCGAAACGCCCAGCGCCAGACGCTGGATGCCTTCGCCGGTCTCGCCGATGCGGCCGCCAATGTAACCGCTGCCTACCAGGACTGGCGCGCAGTCTCCGGCGAACGTGAGACCCTTTCGCAAGAGCGCCAGGACCGGGAAGCGCGCCTGGAGCTGCTCCGCTATCAAATCGAAGAACTGGAGGCGCTCGACCTTTCGGAAAAGGAGCTGGCGGATCTCGATGACGAACATCACCGACTCGCCAACGTGACACGTCTCCAGGAGGGCGCCCAGAGCGCGATACTGGCACTCAGCGAGGATGAGCAACTCGCCGCTGTCGGTGTGCTCGAACGCATCGCTGCCGAGTTGAGTCAACTGGCCGGGTACGACAGTGAACTGGAGTCGGTCGCGGAATTGATCAATGGTGCCGCCATCCAGGCCGGAGAGGCGGCAGGAGAGCTACGTCGTTACCTCGAAAAACTGGACATCGACCCGGAGCGACTGGCCGAAGTCGAGCAGCGTCTCGATACCCTCCAGGACCTGGCCCGCAAACACCGCTGCCGTCCCGACCAGTTACCCGAATTTCTCGAGGCGGCGCGGCAGGAACGGGATGGCCTGGAGGCCAGCGAAACCCGGCTGGACGACCTCGACCAACAGCTTGAAAAGACGCTGGCCCAGTATCGAAAATTGGCCGGCAATCTGAGCCGGAAGCGCTGCCAGGCCGCTGAAAAACTCGCGAAGCAGGTAACCGTCAACATGCAGGAACTCGGCATGAAGGGCGGCCACTTCGAGGTGGAAATCACCACGACCGGCGACGAACCTGCGCCGTATGGCCACGATCAAGTCCAGTTTTTGGTCACGGCCAATCCAGGCCAACCGGCCCAGCCCCTGCAGAAAGTCGCGTCCGGGGGTGAACTCTCACGTATCAGTCTTGCCATTCAGGTAATCACTGCCGGCCGGGAAGGTATTCCAACGCTGATCTTCGACGAAGTGGATGTCGGTGTCGGTGGCGGCGTCGCGGAGATTGTGGGGCGTCAACTGCATGCGCTCGGAGAGGACCGCCAGGTCCTGTGCGTCACCCACCAGCCCCAGGTTGCCTCCCAGGGGCATCAACACCTTCGCATTGCAAAGCAGACCCGGGGCGGGACAACCCGAACCCGCGTCGAACCCCTGTCGGACGGGGAGCGCGTAGAAGAGCTGGCCCGGATGCTGGGCGGAATTGCCATTACGGACCAGACCCGCTCCCATGCCAGGGAGATGCTCACCCTGGCCAGCGACGCCCGGGCGAAGAGACGGGAAAAGTCCAAGGTGTAA
- the dapB gene encoding 4-hydroxy-tetrahydrodipicolinate reductase has translation MIRIGVTGAGGRMGKTLVEAIQQTDGVELSAAIERAGSSLVGTDAGELAGIGKLGVTVVNDLASVAGEIDVVIDFTLPEPTERHLAICRQAGIRIVIGTTGLDDAQKQAVADAGGDIGVVFAPNMSVGVNLSLKLLEMTARVLGDEVDIEVIEAHHRHKVDAPSGTALRMGEVIADTLGRDLKECAVYGREGRTGERDRKTIGFETIRAGDIVGEHTVMFAGLGERVEITHKASSRMTFAQGAVRAAKWIMEADHGVFDMQDVLGLKG, from the coding sequence ATGATTCGCATTGGGGTAACCGGCGCCGGCGGGCGCATGGGCAAGACGCTGGTCGAGGCTATTCAGCAGACCGACGGCGTTGAATTGAGTGCCGCTATCGAGCGGGCGGGCAGCTCGCTGGTGGGGACGGATGCCGGTGAGCTGGCGGGCATCGGCAAGCTGGGTGTTACCGTCGTGAACGACCTCGCCAGTGTGGCCGGCGAAATTGATGTCGTGATTGATTTTACGCTCCCTGAGCCGACCGAAAGGCATCTGGCGATCTGCAGGCAGGCGGGAATCCGCATCGTAATCGGCACCACGGGTCTTGATGATGCGCAGAAACAGGCAGTCGCCGACGCCGGTGGGGATATCGGTGTGGTGTTCGCTCCCAACATGAGCGTGGGGGTGAACCTCTCCCTGAAACTGCTGGAGATGACGGCGCGGGTCCTCGGGGATGAAGTCGATATCGAGGTCATCGAGGCGCATCACCGCCACAAGGTGGACGCACCCTCCGGTACCGCACTGCGCATGGGTGAGGTGATTGCCGATACGCTGGGAAGGGACCTCAAGGAGTGTGCGGTCTATGGCCGGGAAGGGCGTACGGGGGAGCGTGATCGCAAGACCATCGGCTTCGAAACCATTCGTGCCGGGGATATCGTCGGTGAGCACACCGTGATGTTCGCGGGCCTGGGGGAGCGGGTTGAGATCACCCACAAGGCCTCCAGCCGCATGACCTTCGCCCAGGGCGCTGTGCGTGCCGCAAAGTGGATCATGGAGGCGGATCACGGGGTTTTCGATATGCAGGATGTGCTCGGCCTGAAAGGGTAG